From a region of the Hypanus sabinus isolate sHypSab1 unplaced genomic scaffold, sHypSab1.hap1 H_7, whole genome shotgun sequence genome:
- the LOC132386080 gene encoding up-regulator of cell proliferation-like, giving the protein MYENLSSPQIVKDLGLQDHYPHKLSLQTVQEVSQDKLEDSNPTRAEDLPWRFLQRILSANSLTRNPKWPPDLSSEGEDDDDDEDFSDFFEVTAPGDGEMNPLDIIAAIFLCADHSLQQELMLKMSLCQFALPFLMPDIHSHPMDKVRGPTEGPGATLLLWAMRPIVKTWCPHSPTDSSPVVEVPIVTAAMPTVSFLRLGRCTVSKSRILNLTLSQAQLQQNIFLHSEMECGNVPRRISDGMAEISWYLPSGKSNTDIFPEAAVFINLRGDAETFQGNARFLAKVSTALFIFIDVIGEKEREFLASLPQSPAKLFLIVNTHINQQHITPKQVKKMFKDLKLEPQQCLLRTNENEANLAEIVCSQIKQVILVRDRDQTLLSLEKMADIAMESGIEVDEHQPEIQRAKELTKILDRLDSGDITGYKRRVLPFHGEPWQGLSKVEKEKSRMKLRGDRTTVVYNHQLDQEKNRIREAQLRQSLSEEMRLFIEYLTRHDGVDRAISLQWLKLELDSKSQEVMAGLRRIYKELCKDSKQKVKELKELDQKMSDSSLGLEHFMREFGQVYELSVTRHVTRRTQIHPKVPQFPGVAAELLLEGFPLELIDGDVSNVPIPWITAVLTELANKVGRACRVFVLTVIGVQSSGKSTLLNTMFCLRFAVSSGRCTRGAYMQLIKVTGSLAEELGCEFILVIDTEGLRAPELATLTDSYEHDNELATFVVGLSNLTLVNIGMENLSEMKDILQIVVHSLIRMRETGKGPKCIFVHQNVGDVSAHEQNLRGRQKLLEQLDKMTEAAAKLEKVDRVTFRDVMDYDADKDNWYIPGLWHGTPPMAAVNTGYSEHVSQLKKNLIQCLIQRSKSQRAFTIPDFIKWMAGLWEQVKHENFIFSFQNSLVAEAYNHLSMKYKDWEWELCKFTHSWGNEAENRISNAKGDLTELLCNLEREMRTEMSKREGVTLDKLQALYESGADNVYLMEKYREEFKLSISSLCSRLQHDSMQRCRDTVNRRVGLQGVDDICNNFHRKIGEQVKELLQNCKVANRVLGHQELKNEFETMWKGTLSQLEYQPCRERNIELEIENLLREAIRAQGRVINERLKGKNLCELGTQYLQIEEKHINVSHWRWGTSKLIPFRLKSDLDQAAMITKPIEDECRHWITDITKKDMDYDNKYCIELLNMIEEKVDNISHQNFSMSEVFKAEFKLHLCGYAVPRFQEMHRRFIHNHDPRRRLENMKNQYFDRFMDIYTEQDENQRQAKRFTQYCFLPALRDATLKTLSVNIVDDMKKHNPERQYSLRNNFTVALLVHLKQTHRFDKYLRYIRDFVNFAKDWLHQQVIKHCKTERDGESTFTCLAKEILTEITGQAKDIVQDAVKQNFAGNAESFLNMFAEKLNTRISMPKDEMKLVLLQSGSDGKKCSEAILPCIEEVEQDLLREVKGWDVKAKIEELSIKPREELFKGLFNCTMKCPFCGVFCDSETPVHSQHSCKQHRPEGLNNCRWADSEHLVMDICTASVAGDTKFRNKYTNGKFLPYKDYQTVNDYYKSWTIQREISAQAASYWKKVFYTFNQQFADEYRAKPAEIDGSWNIDWEVVREEMNKSYNTNIQSW; this is encoded by the coding sequence ATGTATGAAAATCTCAGCTCCCCACAAATTGTAAAAGATTTAGGATTACAGGATCATTATCCTCACAAACTGTCTCTTCAGACTGTCCAGGAGGTGTCCCAGGATAAACTGGAGGACAGCAACCCAACTCGAGCAGAAGATCTTCCCTGGCGATTTCTCCAAAGGATCCTCTCAGCCAATTCACTGACAAGAAATCCCAAATGGCCACCTGATCTCTCCTCGGAGggtgaagatgatgatgatgatgaagactTCAGTGATTTCTTTGAAGTTACAGCACCAGGGGATGGTGAGATGAATCCTCTGGATATCATTGCTGCCATTTTCCTCTGTGCTGACCACTCTCTCCAGCAGGAACTGATGCTGAAGATGTCTCTTTGCCAGTTTGCATTACCCTTTCTGATGCCAGACATACACAGTCACCCCATGGACAAGGTGAGGGGACCCACAGAAGGGCCTGGTGCCACCCTTCTCCTCTGGGCCATGAGACCCATTGTTAAAACATGGTGCCCACATTCTCCTACAGACAGCAGCCCCGTTGTGGAGGTGCCCATCGTGACAGCAGCCATGCCAACGGTGTCCTTCCTCAGACTGGGAAGGTGCACAGTGTCCAAATCCCGAATCCTCAATCTCACCCTGAGTCAGGCACAGCTGCAGCAGAACATCTTCCTGCACTCCGAGATGGAATGTGGGAATGTGCCCCGCAGGATATCcgatggaatggcggagatcAGCTGGTATCTCCCTTCTGGGAAGAGTAACACGGATATTTTCCCAGAGGCTGCTGTATTCATTAACCTCCGAGGCGATGCTGAAACTTTCCAGGGAAACGCTCGGTTTCTGGCAAAAGTATCCACTGCTctcttcattttcattgatgTTATCGGTGAGAAGGAACGAGAATTCCTCGCCTCTCTCCCACAGTCACCAGCAAAACTCTTTCTCATAGTCAACACCCACATCAATCAGCAACACATAACCCCCAAGCAGGTGAAGAAAATGTTCAAAGATCTAAAGTTAGAACCTCAACAATGCCTTCTTCGGACAAATGAAAATGAAGCTAATCTTGCAGAGATAGTTTGTTCTCAGATCAAACAAGTAATTCTAGTGAGGGACAGGGACCAGACCTTGCTGAGCCTGGAGAAAATGGCTGACATTGCAATGGAAAGTGGGATTGAGGTCGATGAACATCAACCTGAAATACAACGAGCCAAGGAACTGACCAAAATACTGGACAGACTTGACTCAGGAGACATTACTGGGTATAAAAGGAGAGTGTTGCCCTTTCATGGAGAGCCCTGGCAAGGGTTGTCTAAAGTTGAAAAAGAGAAATCGCGGATGAAACTCCGTGGGGACAGAACCACAGTCGTGTATAACCACCAACTGGACCAGGAGAAGAACAGAATCCGGGAAGCTCAGCTCAGACAGAGTCTGTCGGAAGAGATGCGGCTGTTCATCGAATACCTCACCCGTCACGATGGGGTTGACAGAGCCATTTCCCTACAGTGGCTGAAGCTGGAACTGGACAGTAAATCACAGGAAGTTATGGCAGGATTGCGTAGAATTTATAAAGAACTGTGCAAAGACTCAAAGCAGAAGGTGAAGGAACTGAAGGAGTTGGATCAGAAGATGTCTGATAGTTCCCTGGGACTTGAGCACTTCATGAGGGAATTTGGCCAGGTTTATGAACTTTCAGTGACTCGACACGTCACCCGAAGGACACAGATCCACCCAAAGGTGCCGCAGTTCCCAGGGGTTGCTGCTGAACTGTTGCTGGAAGGGTTCCCACTGGAACTCATCGATGGAGACGTTTCCAACGTTCCCATTCCATGGATCACTGCCGTACTCACAGAGCTGGCCAACAAAGTGGGAAGAGCTTGCCGAGTGTTTGTGCTGACAGTGATCGGAGTTCAGAGCTCGGGCAAGTCCACACTCCTCAACACAATGTTCTGTTTGCGGTTTGCTGTGAGCAGCGGCCGATGTACTCGAGGGGCCTACATGCAGTTGATCAAAGTCACAGGGAGCCTGGCCGAGGAGCTGGGCTGTGAGTTCATCCTGGTCATTGACACAGAGGGGCTGAGAGCCCCAGAACTCGCAACACTGACAGACAGCTACGAGCACGACAATGAGCTGGCAACGTTCGTGGTTGGATTAAGCAACTTAACGTTGGTAAACATCGGGATGGAAAATCTGTCAGAGATGAAAGATATTTTACAGATTGTTGTTCATTCCTTAATCCGCATgagggagacaggaaaagggccAAAGTGCATATTTGTGCACCAGAACGTCGGCGATGTGAGTGCGCACGAGCAGAATCTGAGAGGCCGTCAGAAACTCCTGGAGCAGCTGGATAAGATGACAGAGGCTGCAGCAAAGCTGGAGAAGGTAGACCGAGTAACGTTCCGGGATGTGATGGACTATGATGCTGACAAGGACAACTGGTACATCCCTGGTCTGTGGCATGGTACACCCCCAATGGCTGCAGTCAACACCGGCTACAGTGAACACGTCTCCCAACTGAAGAAGAACCTAATTCAGTGTCTAATCCAACGGAGCAAAAGCCAAAGAGCTTTCACTATCCCGGACTTTATCAAATGGATGGCTGGGCTTTGGGAGCAGGTGAAACATGAAAATTTCATTTTCAGCTTCCAGAACAGTCTGGTCGCAGAGGCTTACAACCACCTCTCCATGAAGTACAAGGACTGGGAGTGGGAACTCTGCAAATTCACTCACTCCTGGGGAAATGAGGCTGAAAACAGAATCAGCAATGCCAAAGGAGATCTCACTGAActgctctgtaatctggagagggaGATGAGGACAGAGATGAGCAAAAGGGAGGGTGTCACTCTGGATAAACTGCAAGCTCTGTATGAAAGTGGGGCTGATAACGTGTATCTGATGGAGAAATACAGAGAGGAATTTAAACTCAGCATCTCCAGTTTATGCAGCCGACTTCAGCACGATTCAATGCAGAGATGTAGAGATACCGTGAACAGACGGGTGGGACTGCAGGGTGTGGATGATATTTGTAATAATTTTCACAGGAAGATTGGAGAACAGGTCAAGGAACTTTTACAGAATTGTAAAGTAGCAAATCGGGTGTTGGGACACCAGGAACTGAAAAATGAATTTGAAACGATGTGGAAAGGTACACTGTCTCAACTGGAGTATCAGCCCTGCAGAGAAAGAAACATTGAACTGGAGATTGAAAATCTTCTCAGAGAGGCAATAAGAGCTCAAGGGAGAGTGATTAATGAAAGGCTAAAAGGTAAAAATCTCTGTGAACTGGGGACCCAATACCTTCAGATTGAAGAGAAACACATCAACGTGTCACATTGGAGATGGGGTACAAGTAAACTCATTCCATTCAGATTGAAATCAGACCTCGATCAAGCAGCAATGATTACAAAGCCCATCGAGGATGAATGCAGACATTGGATCACTGACATCACAAAAAAGGACATGGATTATGACAATAAATATTGCATTGAACTTTTGAACATGATAGAGGAAAAAGTTGACAATATTTCACATCAAAACTTTTCAATGTCTGAGGTTTTCAAGGCCGAGTTTAAACTTCACCTGTGTGGTTACGCTGTACCAAGATTCCAGGAGATGCACAGGAGGTTTATCCACAACCACGACCCACGGAGAAGACTGGAAAACATGAAAAATCAATACTTTGATCGCTTCATGGATATTTACACAGAGCAGGATGAGAACCAGAGACAAGCAAAACGATTTACACAATATTGTTTCTTGCCAGCTCTCCGAGACGCCACCCTCAAGACTCTCAGCGTGAACATCGTGGATGATATGAAAAAACACAACCCTGAGCGACAGTACAGTCTCCGCAACAACTTCACTGTGGCCCTCCTGGTCCACCTGAAACAAACACATCGATTTGATAAATATCTACGGTACATCAGAGACTTTGTGAATTTCGCCAAAGACTGGCTCCATCAGCAAGTTATTAAACACTGCAAGACAGAACGCGATGGGGAGAGCACATTTacctgtctggctaaagaaatcctcaCAGAGATCACTGGGCAAGCTAAGGACATTGTTCAGGATGCAGTGAAGCAGAACTTTGCTGGAAATGCTGAGAGCTTCCTAAACATGTTTGCTGAAAAGTTAAACACAAGAATCTCGATGCCCAAAGATGAGATGAAACTCGTTCTGCTTCAGAGTGGCAGTGATGGCAAGAAATGTTCAGAAGCCATTCTGCCATGTATTGAAGAGGTGGAGCAGGATCTCCTCCGTGAGGTAAAAGGCTGGGATGTCAAAGCAAAGATTGAAGAATTATCCATTAAACCCAGGGAGGAGTTGTTCAAAGGGTTATTCAATTGTACAATGAAATGTCCTTTCTGTGGGGTTTTCTGTGACTCAGAGACCCCGGTTCACTCACAACACTCCTGTAAACAGCACAGACCTGA